In the Cyanobacterium stanieri LEGE 03274 genome, TCTTTTTATCACAGGAAATATTCTAAAAAAATTAAAGTTAAACTGATTAAAACTACTCCATAACAAGCTAACCAATGTACAGATTTTATGGATGGATAATTATAGTTATCTTGTTTTATTCTTATGCCATAACCCCTCAAAATCATAGCTTGATATACTAATTTTGACTCTTCATAACTTCTTATTAATAGACTGGCAATTAAATTAGCAATAATTTTTAAATTTCTACGGCTTAATTTATGAAGTTTAAAACCTTTTAATTGTAACGCTTTTTCCATGGTTAAAAGGCGATCGCCCATCTGCTCTAAATAACGATAAGTAAGTAACATCATATCATTGATGATAGGTGAAAGCCCCAAGGATTGAAGAGTTTTTAAGGTAGAAATAAAAGGTGCAGTGGCAAAGAGAATTAAACTAATAGTTAAAATAGATAAAAATCTTATTATAATCACAATCACCATTAAAATACCCTCTATTTTTACACTTATAAAACTCCAATTAAAGATAATATTTTCTCCAATTACGAAAGGCAAAAAAATAATTAATCCAATAATAAATAAACCTGGATAACGTAAGCGAGAAATTAAAAAGGTGATTGGCAATTTAGATATTACAAAAAAAAATACTGTAGTTAATACCATTACAGGTAATAACTTTAATTTATTAATAAAAGAAAAAGCCATAATCAAACTCATCAAAGCAATAAACTTTGGCTTTTGCTCCCATCTATGTATTGGAGAATTTAAATAAGCATATCGATCTAAAAATAATTTCATTTAATATTAAATATCTAAGACTAATAGACATTAAAATAACTTCAGCTTGGGATAAGAGTTGTGTTATATGGTAGGGGACATACCATGGTACGTCCGTACGGCTAGGAGATAAGGAGTACGGGGGATTGGGAGTAAGAGTAAAATAGTTCAATTATTCATTGTCAATTGTCAATTGTCAATTATTCAAGCCTTTACAAGACTACACATGTTATCCCCAACTCAAGTTAACCCAAACTCCTGATGGCTTCTAATAAACCCTTAGCCTTATTGATAGTTTCCTGATATTCCTTATCGGGATCAGAATCTGCCACTAATCCAGCCCCTGCTTGAAGATAAACTCGGTGATTTTCTGCCCCTTGCGCTTTTTCCACAATCATGGTGCGAATAGTGATAGCGGTATTTAATTGACCTTCAAAATTATAATAACCATACACCCCAGAATAAGGCCCTCTCCTTTCAGGCTCTAATTCATTGATAATTTCCATGGCTCGGATTTTAGGCGCACCGCTGACAGTACCTGCGGGAAAAGCGGCTTTAAGTAAATCCCAAGGGGTATATTTCTCCTCTAATTCTCCCGTAACGTTGCTGACAATGTGCATCACGTGGGAATAACGCTCAATTACCATCAATTCATCTACGGTAACAGTACCTTTATGGCATACCCTACCGAGGTCATTTCTACCCAAATCCACTAACATCACGTGTTCTGCCACCTCTTTGGGATCTTGTAACAAATCTTGGGCGAGGGCTTGATCTTCTTGAAGGGTTTTGCCCCTAGGGCGAGTTCCAGCAATGGGGCGTAGGGTGGCTTTGGTTTTGCCTTGTTCGTCTTTTTCGGCTTTAACCATCACCTCAGGAGATGAGCCGATTAATTGCCATCCATCAAAGTTATAGAAAGCCATATAGGGGGAAGGATTGATTAATCTTAAGGAGCGATACAATTCAAAGGGGTGACCACTGTAATAAGATTGTAATCTCTGGGAAATTACTACTTGAAAAATATCTCCTGCCTTAATATATTCCTTGGCCTTAGCAACACTGGCGTTAAATTGTTCTTTGGTGGTGTTACTCTGATAGTTTTCTAGGTTAGTGGAGTTAATGGGTTTGTTGGGGTTAAACTCAAGGGGTTTGGCGGTGGTGGGTAGGGGTAACTGGAGTTTGAGGACTAATTTATTAATTTTGTCACAGGCTTGTTGATAGATTTCTTCTAGGGTAAGGTGTTTTTGTCTTAAATCGGCATAGGCGATCGCCCATATTTTACGTTTTACCTGATCAAAAATCAAAAGATTATCAATTTGCATCCACATTCCATCGGGTAAATCACCCTCCTTGGGAGCATATACCTTCACCTTGGGTTCAATCCAAGAAATCAACTCATAACCCCAATAACCAAACAAACCGCCAATATCTGGGGGTAATTGCGGTAAATGAACGGGCTTAATGGATTCGAGACAACTAGAAAGAATATCGAAAGGATTACCAGTAAAAACCTCTACTTTACCCTGTCGATGGGTTTTGGTGGTATGATGTCCCCTAGCTTCCAATGTCCAAACAGGATCACAACCTAAAAAACTATAACGCCCTAAGTTTTCTCCGCCTTCCACTGATTCCAATAAAAAACTGTAGGGTTGATCTGCGCATACCTTATACCAAGCGGAAACGGGAGTTTCTAAATCTGCCACTAATTCTTGATAGACAGGAATAAAGTTTCCTTGGTTGGTTAACGAAGAAAATTCATCGAAATCAGGGTAAATCATTAATTACCAGTAATTTATAAGAAATATAGAGCAATATCTATCCTACCATAATTTACGGGGTAAAATATCAGTTAAGACCTTGGAAAAAGAAGGGCGATCGAGCATAAAACACAATTAAATCAATTTTTTTCCTTCTTTAAAATTTAATTTTCCAATGCCAGTAAGTGTGATCACATCAACGCCAAAAATAAGCATAAATATTGGCTAGAAGTCAGGGAACAATAGATAATAAAAGTAGATTATTCAAAAAAAAAAGGGCAATGACGCTAAGAGAAAAATTTGAATCTTCCAATGAAAAAAAGGTAACGGGTAGATTAGATATAGTTGGAAATAAAGGTAAAACTTGGCGCATATATTTCTGTTTAGGTAGAATCGTTTGGGCCGATGGCGGCGATCATCCCTATCGTTCATGGCAAAGATTAATTACAAAGTCTTGTCCTCAACTAGATTTAGATTTAATTGACTTAGCTTCTTCAAAGGATTATGAATGCTGGAATTATCAAATTATTGTAAATCTACTCAACCGCTTTCTTATCAACAAAGAACAAGCATTATCTATTATTAAATCAAGAATTATAGAAATATTGTTTGATATATTATATGCAGGGTCAAAACATAATTTATCCTATGATTTTATTGTGGCGGAAAAAGGTTTTTCCGAAGAATCAGGGTTAAAAAATTCTCTCAATTTGTTTCACTTTGATGAACCATTAACCCAAGCCGAAAATTTATGGTTAATCTGGCAAAAGGAAAAATTAACTCGTTGGTCTCCTAATACTGCACCAATTATCAAAAATCCTGCCATCCTCCGAAAAAATTTTAACACCCCTACTTATACTAAATTAGTCTCTCTTTTCAATGGAAAATTAACTTTAAAGGAAGTTGCGGACAGACTCAAATTAAGCGTTGTTAAAGTTACTATCTGGTTGAGACCTTATTTTGAGAGGGATATTATTGAGTTAGTTTCGGTGAGTGATACTTCTTTAAATGTTACTTTAATTGGAGTTAGTGATAATAAAAATTACAAAATTACCAAACCCACTCGTCAAAAATTAATTATCTGTGTAGATGATAGTATTCAAATATGCGAAATTATGAAGCATATCGTCACTAAGTCTGGCTATCAATTCATTGCCATTCAAAATCCTTTAAAGGCTTTACCTGAAATTATTACCCATAAACCTGATTTAATTTTTTTAGATGTGATGATGCCTATTATCAACGGTTATGAAATTTGTTCTCAGATTCGGCGAGTTTCTAATCTTAAGCATATTCCCATTATTATTCTCACTAGCAATGATGGTATGGTAGATCGGGTAAGGAGTAAGTTGGTGGGGGCTTCGGGATTTTTAGGGAAGCCCATTAATGAAGAAAAGGTAATTCAGAAAATTGAAACTTTATTGTCTAATCACAATTAGAATGCTTTCAGATTTTAAGTTATTGGGGTAAGTCGGGGAAAACTTGTTGGACAGCGGGATGGACTAGACGATAATAATGAATATTTAAACCTTGAGCGAGGGTGGCATCTTGTTTTAATGCTCCGATACCCTGATTGGCTAGTTTAATTACATAGGGGAGGGTATTGTTATTGAGGGCTTGGGTGGAGGTGCGAGGCACGGCACCGGGTAAGTTGGGGATACCGAGATGGATTATGTCTTCTTCGGTGTAACTGGGGTTACTGTGGGAGGTGGTGCGCAGGGTTTCGATGCAACCCCCTTGATCTACTGCTACATCAAGGATAACTGAACCGGGGGACATTTTTTTGACTAAGTCTCTTGATACTAGGATGGGGGTTTTTTTCCCTGTAATTAATACCGCTCCAATGAGTAAGTCGGCATTAATGACGCTTTTGGCAATGGTTTGGGAGTTGCTGTAAAGTAGTTCTACCCTTGAGCCGAAGATGTTTTCTAGGTAGGCTAATCGGTCAATATTTACGTCTAAGATGGTTACTTTTGCTCCCATGCCTACGGCTATTTTAGCTGCTTCTGTGCCGACGATGCCCCCTCCGAGGATGACGATATTTCCTTGGGCAACGCCTGGGATACCTCCTAGGAGTATTCCTTTTCCTCCTTGTTGTTTTTCGAGGTATCTTGCGCCTATTTGTACGGATAAACGTCCTGCAATGATGCTCATGGGGGTGAGCAGGGGTAGTCTGCCATCGGGTAGTTGTACGGTTTCATAGGCGATCGCCGTTACACCACTTTTGATTAAGGATTCGGTTAAGGTGCGATCGGCGGCCAAATGAAGATAGGTAAATAAGATTTGTCCCTGCTTTAGATGAGGATATTCTTGGGGTAATGGCTCTTTTACTTTTACGACCATTTCTTGCTCCCAAACGGTTTTATAGTCGGTGATGGTAGCCCCTGCCCATTGATAATCTTCGTTGGTGAATCCTGAGCCTAAACCAGCCCCATCTTCCACAAATACTTGATGATTTTGCTCTGATAATATTTTGACACTGGCGGGGGTTAAACCTACCCTAAATTCTTGGTCTTTTATTTCTTTGGGAATACCTATCTTCATTAGATTATTTTTGTTTTCTTACTTTACCACCGAATTATTATAGGATCAATTGATGATCAGTTCTGATCATATTTTTTTTCAAAATAGTTGATTCTCAAAAATAATCTTCTACTTATTTCATTTAATTTAAAAGATATTCTCATCTTAATGTGGTCTGGAGACGATCAATCTACAAAATCTGAATGGCAATATACTATTATATTTTCCACAGAAGCAACAATGATATTAAGGTGATATTAAAAAGATAATTAAAATATTTTATAACCATAACAATTACCAATAAATTTTGTAATATTAAGAATTAATGCTACACTAACCATAGTTAATTTTACTAAAGATAATGACTGGAATTATTGATACTATACAAAACAGTATTAACGAGCTAATAGGTAACTCCATAACGATTTTACCCGGTCTCATTAGCGCCTTAATAATTGTTGCTCTGACTAGATACGGAGCAGAATTTACCCATAATCTCGCTAAAAAAGTGGCGGATAAAACGATCAAAAGTACCTCGTTAAGACTACTATTTTTAAAAGCGACTTACATCATAACTTGGATTGTGGGAATAGTAATTGCCTCCATTATTGCCTTTCCTGGCTTAAGATTAGGGGATATTATTGCTACCCTCGGACTCGGTTCTGTGGCGGTGGGTTTTGCTTTTCAAGACATATTTAAAAACTTCTTGGCGGGTATTTTAATTTTATTAGAAGAACCCTTTGTAATTCAAGATCAAATTCAGGTGGATGATCATGAAGGGACGGTGGAAAATATTAATATTCGTACCACAGAAATCAAAACTTATCAGGGAGAAAAAATACTAATTCCTAATTCCACGGTGTTTACTAGCGCCATTAAAATTAAAACGGCTTTTCCTTCTCGACGTACTGATTTAATGGTAGGGGTAGATTACAATACTTCTTTACCCCAAGCTAAGGCGATTTTAGAGCAGATTATTAATACCATTGGTGGTGTTACCCATGAACCTGCTCCTGAGGTGGATTTGGTGGCTTTTAATGACAGTTCCATTGATTTGGTGGTTCGATATTGGACGGATTCTCGACAGGCTGATGTTCGTCGCATTCAAACTAAGGCGATCGCAGCTATTAAACAGGCCTTTGATAATGAAGATATTGTCATTCCTTATCCTATCCGTACGGTGTACCATTTTAATCAGGAGAAATTTAATGATTATCTTCCCCCTGCCCAATCCTAATGGTCATTTTTTTGTCTTTACTTGTAAAATACATTAAGATTTAAGTAACGATAAGTAAAGATATTTTAAGAAATTTTGTTTAATAATACTTTTTTAACCCAAATTAGTTCATATTTCCCGACGGTGATGGGGGCAGTGGTACAGTATCAGCAAGGGGTATGGCGAGATGAAGGAAAGCGTCAAGGAGTTCTCATTTTTCTGGCCTCGGCTTTCCTTGTGTCCATTCCTGTTTTTTTTCAAGCGCCCTTAGTCCGTACCTTTCCCATTTTAAGTTTATGTTCGACTCTGATTTGGGTTTTTTTTGGTCTTAAGTTGCGATCGCACCCTAAAACATATCTATGGGGAGACATAATCATTGGTTTTAGCTGGAGTTGGCTTTGTGGCTCAATTTATTGGGGTTGGTTAAGATGGACTCCCGCCATTCACATTCCCATCGAAGCCATCGGCTTACCCTTCGCCCTTTGGGGCATTTATCGTGGTTGGGGCCTCATCGGCAATTATTTTTATTTAGGCTCATTACTAGGCACCGCCATCACCGATTTATATTTCTACATCACAGGCTTAATTCCCTATTGGGTAGAAATCATGGACAGTGATCCTAACCTCCTTAAACCTATATTACAAGGGGCGATCGCCCAAGTCAACACCCCATGGGGGATCAGTTGGGCTATCCTACTAGCTAACATCCTTCTGGGCATCAGTCTCTATGCCCTTCAACAAAAGAAACTCCATCACCTTGCCTTTGCCGGGGCTGTGGTAAGCACCATCATCACCGACGGACTATTTCTCGTAGCCGCCTATTTCGGCATCGCAGGGTAAACTAACGCATCCTTACAACCCATGGTCATTCCTACTTGAATTACAAATATAAACATTTGTATCGCTTTATAAGTAAATACACTTAGTTACAAAACACTTACATTTGTTTTATTAACTACCAAATTATCCCTCAAGTATCACGAAATACCATTTATGGTCCTTTACCCTAAGTAACATAACGAAAATATTGTTAACACTTCTTAACCAAAAATAGACAAATATAACGAGTTATCATTACGATAACTTGGGTAGATTATAAATAAGCAATTATTACATTTGAAAGAGGTTATCAGATATGAGATTTTGTCTAAAGTGTAAAGGAAGCGGAAAAGTCTTAGAAAGAAGACTATCAGACTATATCAACTCTTTCGACTATTATCCCATTGCCTGTCCTGACTGTGAAGGACAAGGAATAAAAAGCCAGAAATCTGCCCCTAGAAACTAATTTTGAGAGTTATTAGTAAGTCAATATGTGAATGACAATTTTTTTGAGGATTTGAGCACTCTTTCTTGTAATTTTATTACAGGTAATTCATAAAATTAAATAATATAACCCAACAAAAAAAAATGGTACTAATATATAGAGTAGCTATATATTTATCAAGAATGAGTAAAAAGTGTTAATTCTAGAGAAAATTAAAAGTTTATAAAACGCTCAAATTAAATTGACACAAATTTAAAAATCATGATAGTATGTAGCGACAGAAAAATAATTTAGCTCAAATATCAGTTAAAAACAATGACCAAATTAGTACAATTACAGGGAACATTTACTCCCACTGATTTCTTTCGTAGTTTTGGTACTCAACCCCCTCAGACAGGTCGTCAGGGTAAACCTGTTGATGAATATGAATTTAGACTTACTGCATCTGGATCTCCCACAATAAAAGTAGAATCAAGTGCAACCCCTCTTAATGGACCACAGGCGTTCAAGTTGATTCTAATTAATACAAGCAATAACGAAGTTGTGGCGTCTGCTGGGTCTGTTGGTGGTGAAGCTACTTTAACCCCTCCAAGCAACTTGAGTGCCAATCGCACTTATCGCCTTCAAATAGTTGGTCGGCAAAATAATAATGATAATAATTTATTCACTTTTAACACTGGGAACCCCGTTACATACAATGTAAGTGCAGAGCTCTCTCTTACTTCTGTAGCTGAGTTTCAAGCAGGAAGTTTTATTCCTCGCACCAGTGGCTTTAGTCAAAGAGGTGCAGGAGCTAATAGTGTATCTTTAGATGGCGTACTTCAGGGATCTGACAACTTTTTGGTTGCCTTTCCCACTGCTAATCTCATAGGTCCATCAGGCTTTACCACTACTAACATTTTAACTCCTAATAACCTCACCAATAATATAAGTGCTGTGGGCTATGCAGACGAGTTCAAAGTTGATATTGTCAACTCTACTCAGTCTTCCAATGGGGGAGATTTAGTTGTTACTGTTAACACTCGCACTACTAACGGATTAGGAGCCAATGATGATACTAGACCATATATATCCGTAGTTAATGATAGTACAGGCGAAATACTACCTGGTGGACAAGTGTTTACTTTCCTTAACAATGGCTCCACATCAGTTACTATTCCAGAAGGAATAATTGATACGCTAGTTCAAGACGGAGATTCCATCAGAATTAAAGTCGCAGGTTTTGAAGCAAATGGTCCTAATATAGCTGGATTAGACGGTGATGCTAACCTTCCTTATTCCTTAGTGGTATCCTCTGTAAACCGTAACATTACAGTTTCAGAAAGGTTATCTCAAGCTCCGGGTGTTCCTAGTGTACCGGAGACCCCCAGTGTAGAACCATTAACTTTAAACAGTGACAACGTACAAATTGCTTATGTTGCATACTATGGCAGACCTGCAGATCCTGAGGGTCGTGACTTTTGGAGCGATGTTTTGGCTCGTGAAAATGTAGTTTATTCTCCTAGATCTGGGTCTGGTATTGATACTCTATCTCCTGAAGCGTTAAATCTTTACAATACATTTACCAATGACTTTGGGAATGTAGATTCTCAACCAGAAGCCCTTGAAGTCTTCGGAGGCTTAAATGCGGCAGGAATAGTCAACAGAATATACAGAAATGCTTTTAACCGGAATGCTGAAGCTGAAGGTTTAGCATTCTGGACTGGAAAACTCAATGAAGGTTTCCCTCAAGCTGCGATCGCCTTAGAAATCGCTTTAGGTGCTCAGGCTACTGATATAGTTGCTCTTAACAATAAAATTGAGGGTGCTGACTTATTCACCGATAATCTTATTTCTCAAGGTGTAATTAATCGCTATAACGGTGAAACTGCTCGTCAAATAGGTCGAAACTTTGTTAGTAGTATTGATCAGTTTAGCATTCCTAGTGCCTTACAAGGTCAAGTTGATACTGCCATTAACTCTCTCCCCGCCTAGGATTAAGAAGATCTTTGTCAGTTAATATAAATTTGAAGCCCTCTAAGTTTAGAGGGCTTTTTTCTTTTGCATATTTGTTATGTTTGATAGGAAAGAAAGGGTATCATGGGGGAAATGAACAAATATAAATAAATAGGTTATAAATCATATGTTAGAGCGTATTGATTTTGATGCGAGGGTGGCTGAATTTGATCGTATCGTCAGTTTTTTTGGGGGAAATAACGGTATGATGGAGGGCCTGGGCGATTCCTTTGATGATGAGGGATTTAGTGAGTTTGTTGATAATAATTCTATTATTCTTAATGAGATGAATAATGGAGAAATGTCAGAGCCGATTACCTT is a window encoding:
- the cbiQ gene encoding cobalt ECF transporter T component CbiQ, which translates into the protein MKLFLDRYAYLNSPIHRWEQKPKFIALMSLIMAFSFINKLKLLPVMVLTTVFFFVISKLPITFLISRLRYPGLFIIGLIIFLPFVIGENIIFNWSFISVKIEGILMVIVIIIRFLSILTISLILFATAPFISTLKTLQSLGLSPIINDMMLLTYRYLEQMGDRLLTMEKALQLKGFKLHKLSRRNLKIIANLIASLLIRSYEESKLVYQAMILRGYGIRIKQDNYNYPSIKSVHWLACYGVVLISLTLIFLEYFL
- the trpE gene encoding anthranilate synthase component I, translating into MIYPDFDEFSSLTNQGNFIPVYQELVADLETPVSAWYKVCADQPYSFLLESVEGGENLGRYSFLGCDPVWTLEARGHHTTKTHRQGKVEVFTGNPFDILSSCLESIKPVHLPQLPPDIGGLFGYWGYELISWIEPKVKVYAPKEGDLPDGMWMQIDNLLIFDQVKRKIWAIAYADLRQKHLTLEEIYQQACDKINKLVLKLQLPLPTTAKPLEFNPNKPINSTNLENYQSNTTKEQFNASVAKAKEYIKAGDIFQVVISQRLQSYYSGHPFELYRSLRLINPSPYMAFYNFDGWQLIGSSPEVMVKAEKDEQGKTKATLRPIAGTRPRGKTLQEDQALAQDLLQDPKEVAEHVMLVDLGRNDLGRVCHKGTVTVDELMVIERYSHVMHIVSNVTGELEEKYTPWDLLKAAFPAGTVSGAPKIRAMEIINELEPERRGPYSGVYGYYNFEGQLNTAITIRTMIVEKAQGAENHRVYLQAGAGLVADSDPDKEYQETINKAKGLLEAIRSLG
- a CDS encoding response regulator; translated protein: MTLREKFESSNEKKVTGRLDIVGNKGKTWRIYFCLGRIVWADGGDHPYRSWQRLITKSCPQLDLDLIDLASSKDYECWNYQIIVNLLNRFLINKEQALSIIKSRIIEILFDILYAGSKHNLSYDFIVAEKGFSEESGLKNSLNLFHFDEPLTQAENLWLIWQKEKLTRWSPNTAPIIKNPAILRKNFNTPTYTKLVSLFNGKLTLKEVADRLKLSVVKVTIWLRPYFERDIIELVSVSDTSLNVTLIGVSDNKNYKITKPTRQKLIICVDDSIQICEIMKHIVTKSGYQFIAIQNPLKALPEIITHKPDLIFLDVMMPIINGYEICSQIRRVSNLKHIPIIILTSNDGMVDRVRSKLVGASGFLGKPINEEKVIQKIETLLSNHN
- the ald gene encoding alanine dehydrogenase, which codes for MKIGIPKEIKDQEFRVGLTPASVKILSEQNHQVFVEDGAGLGSGFTNEDYQWAGATITDYKTVWEQEMVVKVKEPLPQEYPHLKQGQILFTYLHLAADRTLTESLIKSGVTAIAYETVQLPDGRLPLLTPMSIIAGRLSVQIGARYLEKQQGGKGILLGGIPGVAQGNIVILGGGIVGTEAAKIAVGMGAKVTILDVNIDRLAYLENIFGSRVELLYSNSQTIAKSVINADLLIGAVLITGKKTPILVSRDLVKKMSPGSVILDVAVDQGGCIETLRTTSHSNPSYTEEDIIHLGIPNLPGAVPRTSTQALNNNTLPYVIKLANQGIGALKQDATLAQGLNIHYYRLVHPAVQQVFPDLPQ
- a CDS encoding mechanosensitive ion channel family protein; this encodes MTGIIDTIQNSINELIGNSITILPGLISALIIVALTRYGAEFTHNLAKKVADKTIKSTSLRLLFLKATYIITWIVGIVIASIIAFPGLRLGDIIATLGLGSVAVGFAFQDIFKNFLAGILILLEEPFVIQDQIQVDDHEGTVENINIRTTEIKTYQGEKILIPNSTVFTSAIKIKTAFPSRRTDLMVGVDYNTSLPQAKAILEQIINTIGGVTHEPAPEVDLVAFNDSSIDLVVRYWTDSRQADVRRIQTKAIAAIKQAFDNEDIVIPYPIRTVYHFNQEKFNDYLPPAQS
- a CDS encoding DUF3120 domain-containing protein; amino-acid sequence: MFNNTFLTQISSYFPTVMGAVVQYQQGVWRDEGKRQGVLIFLASAFLVSIPVFFQAPLVRTFPILSLCSTLIWVFFGLKLRSHPKTYLWGDIIIGFSWSWLCGSIYWGWLRWTPAIHIPIEAIGLPFALWGIYRGWGLIGNYFYLGSLLGTAITDLYFYITGLIPYWVEIMDSDPNLLKPILQGAIAQVNTPWGISWAILLANILLGISLYALQQKKLHHLAFAGAVVSTIITDGLFLVAAYFGIAG
- a CDS encoding DUF4214 domain-containing protein, which encodes MASAGSVGGEATLTPPSNLSANRTYRLQIVGRQNNNDNNLFTFNTGNPVTYNVSAELSLTSVAEFQAGSFIPRTSGFSQRGAGANSVSLDGVLQGSDNFLVAFPTANLIGPSGFTTTNILTPNNLTNNISAVGYADEFKVDIVNSTQSSNGGDLVVTVNTRTTNGLGANDDTRPYISVVNDSTGEILPGGQVFTFLNNGSTSVTIPEGIIDTLVQDGDSIRIKVAGFEANGPNIAGLDGDANLPYSLVVSSVNRNITVSERLSQAPGVPSVPETPSVEPLTLNSDNVQIAYVAYYGRPADPEGRDFWSDVLARENVVYSPRSGSGIDTLSPEALNLYNTFTNDFGNVDSQPEALEVFGGLNAAGIVNRIYRNAFNRNAEAEGLAFWTGKLNEGFPQAAIALEIALGAQATDIVALNNKIEGADLFTDNLISQGVINRYNGETARQIGRNFVSSIDQFSIPSALQGQVDTAINSLPA